The segment CTGGCTGCGGCTCCAGCAGGGAGCCAAGATGTATTCATGTGGGGTTGGTAGGACTGTGATGTCAGTGGCTCACCCCTAGGCCGTCAACTGCCTTCATTTCTCTCTGCAGGCGAATGGTGACCCTCCAAGGGTGGGGGAGCCAAGACTGAATGGGCACTGTCCActctggctgggggtgggggtaagcCTACCTAAAGTGGACTGGGGGCAGCACATGCAGGTGGGGCACTTCCAGCCACCACTCACATCCTCAGGGGTTCCAGCTCCAATTCACCGGTATGATGGGGTATCGAGGAAAAGTCTAGAGGGGGTGAGCCCATACGGGCTGTCCATGGCCACTCCCTTCTCATGGGGAAGCCCTGGGCTCAGCCGGCCCTTCTCCAGCCCAGCTCTCTACCCAGGGTGTACACAGAGCTCTTTATTGTTGGAGGACACATTTCCTTGAACGTGGGCACGCTGACACCCAGGATGACAAAGGGGCCCATGTTCGCAGAGGAGCTTTCCCACCACACgccatcccccacccctgggcacagagcaggtgccCCTCAGACCACGACACTGGGGAATGTGTGGACAGGGGTGCTGTCTTGCTTCCACACTCTAGCCTCCGTTGGACATCAGTTCCAGATTTCTGGTGatggcctctctgggcctctgagtCCAGCCCCAGCTGGAGTTCTGGGGGCTTCACTGGGGGTTTTCGGCCGATCCGGGAAGGCCACCAGCCAAGTGGGTCTCGGTAGAGGGGTCCTGGCTAGTCCCATTGCTGCCACTGCCCCTTGCAAGCAGCAGCTTCTCACTGGGGGGGCCCCCGAGGGGCCTGGTCGTGTGGCTACCAGCATGGCGCTCCTCCTGCAGTGCTTTGCCCTCACGCCAGCGATGCCAACGCCGCAGCAGCTCTGACTGCACCTGGGGTGGGCAGGTGGGTCGGGCCATAcccagggcctgcccctgccACCCTCCCAGGATCCCCAAGCTGCCAGCTTTGAAGGGCAGTGTGGTGCCCTGGGTATATAACCAGACAGGCTCTGTCCCCACAGAAAACAGGACATCTGGGAGCCTCTCCCTCTCTAGGTACAGGGCTGAGGCTGACCCAACTTGGCAGGCCTGACACCCAGCATCCCAGCAGCTGAGCCCAGTGAGTGCAAGTGGACACAAGGGGCTTGCACACCTGAGGGGTAGGGTGAGGGTGTCTACACTCCCCCTGACACCGCCCCCACCTCGCCCCCCGCCACCTACCTCCTTGTTGAGGAAACAGTAGAGAATGGCCACCAGCAGaccctggggagaggggtggggtcaGGGCCGCTCAGGGCCTGGGCTTTGGGCGGTTATGGGGCAGGAAGGCACCTGGAAGGAGCTGAGGAAGAGGTCGAAGAAGAGCTTGGCGGAGCGCAGGGTGCCCTGGGCGTGCTCATCGGTCACAAAGGCGAACACCACCTCGTGGACTCCCAGCAGGGGGATGAGGGTCAGTGTGGACTTCGCCAGCCTGTGGGGGTGGAACCTGAGCCACCTGGCCCAGGCCCTCACCAGGGCTCTGGTGCCCCACACCCACCTATACCCCCTCTGGCCCCCAGGGGTGTCCGGGTCTGTAAGCCGCCTACCCCCCCACAACCCCACACCCACCGGAATTTGTAGTCAGTATAACGCATCTGGTGGGCTCGCAGCTTGGCCACCAGGAGGTGAAGGATACGGATGAAGATGAAGAAGTTGATCTGTGTGTGGGGGACACAGCTCAGGACAGCCCCTGGCCCTGACCTATCCCTCCTGGAGGTGGGCTGGGCAGCCAGCCAGGCCCTGGCTTCCGGGGCCTAGGGCTGTGGGCACCCACTCAAGGATGAGAAGCCTGGCCCGAGGCACAGGGCGCCGGCCAGTGTCCTGGCAGAGTGCCAGgtctccctccctgcccacccaggCAGGGTGCCGTCTGTATCCTTGGGCTGTTGCAGGCCGATGGAGGAAGCGGGAGGctggcggcggggggcgggggggggggggcaactcCAGCAGCCTCTCAGCCCTCCCTGTGGTGCCAGCAGGTGCCCTGTTTCCTCACCACGATGGCCAGGAAGACAGGGAAGCGCAGAATCCACCAGAAGGCCATGTTGTCATTGCTAGTCCAACACCTACAAGGCAGGGACTGCTTGTGTCCTGGCAGCCTCCCAGTGCACCACCCcccgctccccgcccccgccATCCCATAGATTCTGTGGGATCTAATTAGTGCCTCAGGAAAAGAAGGGAGATAATGACCAATGACCTCTACCAGGGGCGCCAGGTTTGCTTACCACCCCCCACCGATGCTGGCCAGAGGCCCCCGAGCCGCTTTCACACCCTGAAGCCACATGGCCATTCCCCGCGGGGCTGGGCTCACCTCCCAGCCAGCAGAGGTGAGCCCCTCTCCAGCCCACCCTCAGTCAGCCGATACTCACTGGATGTTCTCAAACAGACACTTCACCACGGCCCAGGGGATGACGAACAGCATGGGGGCACCTGTGGCGGGGAAAGAACAGCTCTGGTCCCGGGGCCCTGCCTGCCCTCACCCCTGACCCGCGCACACCAGCCCACTCACCCCAGCCGATGCCCAGGTAGAGGGGGAAGCAGCTCCTCTCGGGGACGGCGGCGAGGCTCAGCAGGCTGTGCAGGTACACGCCCTCCACCAGCAGCCAGCAGTAGTTGGCCACTACGCCATACTGCATGAACACCGCGGCCACCCGGCAGCCGGCCACTGCCTGGCCGCGGGGGCAGCGTGAGCACAGGCCTCCCAGCCACCTACCACCCCGGAGCCCAGAGGCCAAGAAACCGGGCCCAGGCACTCACCCCATCACTCAGCCAGACGCTCACGCTGATGTCGTCCCCGATCCTCTGGCTGTAGCGCGTCTTGAGCAGCGTGTCGATGACCAGCACGGAGCTGGCCTTGAGCATGAAGGACACGAACAGGTTCATGTGGATGTAGTTGCGGGTGCAGTGCAGCTTACTGCGGGCACGGCGAGTTagtccctgccccctgcccactgtggccccgcccccccacccccgtgcgGGTCAGTGGGTGTACCTGAGGCCCAACAGGGTGGCGAGGGCCAGGAGCAGAGCCCCCAGGGACAGGGAGTAGCCCACCGTGTACATCACCTGGAAACTGCTGTACATCTTGGCTACCTCCTTCTGCAAATGGCAGTGGCCAGTCGGGGCTGGAGAGGGCCGCCTCGCCCGACCCCAAACCCCACCCCCACGCCGTGGCACCCACCGCGGACTGACCTGGACTTCAAGCTCCTCATCGTCCATCTGGCACTGGGAGGCATCTCGCCACGGCTGCCCCCGAGGACCACGCACCCACTGCCCATCGGGCCCGCACCTCTTGAAGACGAGGTGGTGCTGCACTGGGAGGGGCAGGCTCTGGTCAGCGCCCCGCCCCCACGCTCGACCCCCTCGGCCGACCCCCCACATCCCTCCTGCGGTTACCTTTGTGGTACCAGGGCAGGTACCAGGGGCAGGAGATGTTGGCCGTGGTGTTGGGAGGGGCATCCGGCCAGCAGGAATATTTGTCAAAGGTTCTGTTACAGACAAGCTCTGCAGAGGCAGGGCCGGGTTACTCCTCAGCAGGGCCTGGCACCCACGGCCCCTGTGGCACGCTCTCTGCTCCCTCCAGTGCATGCTGACCATCCTGCCTGCCCCGGACGCCTCTGTCCAGCCCGGTCCTAAGCTCCAGCTGTGCCTGGCCACCTCCCCTTGGATGCCCCGCCTCTCACCCTGGGAGTCTCCCCTTCCTAGTGCCCCTCTGGCAGTACTACTGTCCCTGGAGGCTGAACCCCAATTCTGTTGCCATCCTTCTGGGCCCAACACCAGCCCCCTTCCTTGTCCAGACAATGGCTTGGCTTCCCAGGCCGCTTCTCCTGCCCTAGTCTCTCTCTGCACCCGAGTGATCTTCAGAACTTGTCCAGAACACTGGTGCTGGGTCTGCCTGAGCACTCTAAATAATGGCCCATCTCCCTGCGCGTCACCAGGCCTGAtgccctctgcctgcccctcccgGTTCACTTCCCCCACACACTGCCTCCATGGGAGCGAAAACTGTCCAGGCCTCAGGCGTGGAGGGCTGGTGCCCAGCAGCAGAGGAGGGTGGTGAAGCACCCCAGTTCTGGGGCAGTTCTTCCATTTCTTAGACACCCTGATCTGTAGCCCTGGGCTAGTCACTAGctcctctgtggctcagtttcctcacttgtaaatgggtgggtgggggttgggggcacaGGGCTTTCCCATGAGGAGGGCACTGGACTCGGGCCGAAGACAGGGCTCACCAGTCGGCGGGGGCAGCAGGCTCAGGTTGTGGAGACACTGGTCACCATAGAGTTTCCACTTCTCAAACAGGAAATCCA is part of the Budorcas taxicolor isolate Tak-1 chromosome 19, Takin1.1, whole genome shotgun sequence genome and harbors:
- the GCGR gene encoding glucagon receptor isoform X4 — encoded protein: MPPLQPRYPHLFLLLLLACQPETPSAQVMDFLFEKWKLYGDQCLHNLSLLPPPTELVCNRTFDKYSCWPDAPPNTTANISCPWYLPWYHKVQHHLVFKRCGPDGQWVRGPRGQPWRDASQCQMDDEELEVQASSVLVIDTLLKTRYSQRIGDDISVSVWLSDGAVAGCRVAAVFMQYGVVANYCWLLVEGVYLHSLLSLAAVPERSCFPLYLGIGWGAPMLFVIPWAVVKCLFENIQCWTSNDNMAFWWILRFPVFLAIVINFFIFIRILHLLVAKLRAHQMRYTDYKFRLAKSTLTLIPLLGVHEVVFAFVTDEHAQGTLRSAKLFFDLFLSSFQGLLVAILYCFLNKEVQSELLRRWHRWREGKALQEERHAGSHTTRPLGGPPSEKLLLARGSGSNGTSQDPSTETHLAGGLPGSAENPQ
- the GCGR gene encoding glucagon receptor isoform X1, which encodes MPPLQPRYPHLFLLLLLACQPETPSAQVMDFLFEKWKLYGDQCLHNLSLLPPPTELVCNRTFDKYSCWPDAPPNTTANISCPWYLPWYHKVQHHLVFKRCGPDGQWVRGPRGQPWRDASQCQMDDEELEVQKEVAKMYSSFQVMYTVGYSLSLGALLLALATLLGLSKLHCTRNYIHMNLFVSFMLKASSVLVIDTLLKTRYSQRIGDDISVSVWLSDGAVAGCRVAAVFMQYGVVANYCWLLVEGVYLHSLLSLAAVPERSCFPLYLGIGWGAPMLFVIPWAVVKCLFENIQCWTSNDNMAFWWILRFPVFLAIVINFFIFIRILHLLVAKLRAHQMRYTDYKFRLAKSTLTLIPLLGVHEVVFAFVTDEHAQGTLRSAKLFFDLFLSSFQGLLVAILYCFLNKEVQSELLRRWHRWREGKALQEERHAGSHTTRPLGGPPSEKLLLARGSGSNGTSQDPSTETHLAGGLPGSAENPQ
- the GCGR gene encoding glucagon receptor isoform X3, with translation MPPLQPRYPHLFLLLLLACQPETPSAQVMDFLFEKWKLYGDQCLHNLSLLPPPTELVCNRTFDKYSCWPDAPPNTTANISCPWYLPWYHKVQHHLVFKRCGPDGQWVRGPRGQPWRDASQCQMDDEELEVQKEVAKMYSSFQVMYTVGYSLSLGALLLALATLLGLSKLHCTRNYIHMNLFVSFMLKASSVLVIDTLLKTRYSQRIGDDISVSVWLSDGAVAGCRVAAVFMQYGVVANYCWLLVEGVYLHSLLSLAAVPERSCFPLYLGIGWGAPMLFVIPWAVVKCLFENIQCWTSNDNMAFWWILRFPVFLAIVINFFIFIRILHLLVAKLRAHQMRYTDYKFRLAKSTLTLIPLLGVHEVVFAFVTDEHAQGTLRSAKLFFDLFLSSFQVQSELLRRWHRWREGKALQEERHAGSHTTRPLGGPPSEKLLLARGSGSNGTSQDPSTETHLAGGLPGSAENPQ
- the GCGR gene encoding glucagon receptor isoform X2; the encoded protein is MPPLQPRYPHLFLLLLLACQPETPSAQVMDFLFEKWKLYGDQCLHNLSLLPPPTELVCNRTFDKYSCWPDAPPNTTANISCPWYLPWYHKVQHHLVFKRCGPDGQWVRGPRGQPWRDASQCQMDDEELEVQEVAKMYSSFQVMYTVGYSLSLGALLLALATLLGLSKLHCTRNYIHMNLFVSFMLKASSVLVIDTLLKTRYSQRIGDDISVSVWLSDGAVAGCRVAAVFMQYGVVANYCWLLVEGVYLHSLLSLAAVPERSCFPLYLGIGWGAPMLFVIPWAVVKCLFENIQCWTSNDNMAFWWILRFPVFLAIVINFFIFIRILHLLVAKLRAHQMRYTDYKFRLAKSTLTLIPLLGVHEVVFAFVTDEHAQGTLRSAKLFFDLFLSSFQGLLVAILYCFLNKEVQSELLRRWHRWREGKALQEERHAGSHTTRPLGGPPSEKLLLARGSGSNGTSQDPSTETHLAGGLPGSAENPQ
- the GCGR gene encoding glucagon receptor isoform X5, producing MPLPTPRPTSPAPGTCPGTTKHHLVFKRCGPDGQWVRGPRGQPWRDASQCQMDDEELEVQKEVAKMYSSFQVMYTVGYSLSLGALLLALATLLGLSKLHCTRNYIHMNLFVSFMLKASSVLVIDTLLKTRYSQRIGDDISVSVWLSDGAVAGCRVAAVFMQYGVVANYCWLLVEGVYLHSLLSLAAVPERSCFPLYLGIGWGAPMLFVIPWAVVKCLFENIQCWTSNDNMAFWWILRFPVFLAIVINFFIFIRILHLLVAKLRAHQMRYTDYKFRLAKSTLTLIPLLGVHEVVFAFVTDEHAQGTLRSAKLFFDLFLSSFQGLLVAILYCFLNKEVQSELLRRWHRWREGKALQEERHAGSHTTRPLGGPPSEKLLLARGSGSNGTSQDPSTETHLAGGLPGSAENPQ